From Salarias fasciatus chromosome 12, fSalaFa1.1, whole genome shotgun sequence, the proteins below share one genomic window:
- the LOC115398457 gene encoding purpurin-like isoform X1: MDFQIFALVMLLLACVEQGLASCVVDSFTVKEDFDPGRYAGKWYALQKKDPEGLFLQDNISAEYTVGDDGSMVASSRGRVTLFGFWVVCADMAAQYSVPDPGTPGKMFMNYQGLASYLSSGGDNYWVIDTDYDNYAITYACRTVKDDGSCEDGYSLVFSRNPRGLPPAIQRVVRQKQEEICMAGQFQPVLQSGAC; this comes from the exons ATGGACTTCCAGATCTTCGCCCTGGTGATGCTGCTCCTGGCCTGTGTGGAGCAGGGACTGGCTTCATGTGTGGTGGACAGCTTCACCGTCAAGGAGGACTTCGACCCCGGCAGA TATGCTGGAAAGTGGTACGCTCTGCAGAAGAAGGACCCCGAGGGCCTGTTCCTGCAGGACAACATCTCTGCTGAATACACAGTCGGCGACGACGGCTCCATGGTGGCTTCCTCCAGAGGCAGAGTGACTCTCTTCGG ATTCTGGGTGGTGTGCGCTGACATGGCTGCTCAGTACTCTGTGCCTGACCCCGGCACCCCCGGCAAGATGTTCATGAACTACCAGGGTCTGGCCAGCTACCTGTCCAGCGGCG GCGACAACTACTGGGTCATCGACACCGACTACGACAACTACGCCATCACCTACGCCTGCCGCACCGTGAAGGACGACGGAAGCTGCGAGGACGGCTACTCCCTGGTCTTCTCCCGCAACCCCCGCGGCCTCCCCCCCGCCATCCAGAGAGTGGTCCGCCAGAAGCAGGAGGAAATCTGCATGGCCGGACAGTTCCAGCCCGTGCTGCAGTCCG GAGCCTGCTAA
- the LOC115398457 gene encoding purpurin-like isoform X2: protein MDFQIFALVMLLLACVEQGLASCVVDSFTVKEDFDPGRYAGKWYALQKKDPEGLFLQDNISAEYTVGDDGSMVASSRGRVTLFGFWVVCADMAAQYSVPDPGTPGKMFMNYQGLASYLSSGGDNYWVIDTDYDNYAITYACRTVKDDGSCEDGYSLVFSRNPRGLPPAIQRVVRQKQEEICMAGQFQPVLQSGA from the exons ATGGACTTCCAGATCTTCGCCCTGGTGATGCTGCTCCTGGCCTGTGTGGAGCAGGGACTGGCTTCATGTGTGGTGGACAGCTTCACCGTCAAGGAGGACTTCGACCCCGGCAGA TATGCTGGAAAGTGGTACGCTCTGCAGAAGAAGGACCCCGAGGGCCTGTTCCTGCAGGACAACATCTCTGCTGAATACACAGTCGGCGACGACGGCTCCATGGTGGCTTCCTCCAGAGGCAGAGTGACTCTCTTCGG ATTCTGGGTGGTGTGCGCTGACATGGCTGCTCAGTACTCTGTGCCTGACCCCGGCACCCCCGGCAAGATGTTCATGAACTACCAGGGTCTGGCCAGCTACCTGTCCAGCGGCG GCGACAACTACTGGGTCATCGACACCGACTACGACAACTACGCCATCACCTACGCCTGCCGCACCGTGAAGGACGACGGAAGCTGCGAGGACGGCTACTCCCTGGTCTTCTCCCGCAACCCCCGCGGCCTCCCCCCCGCCATCCAGAGAGTGGTCCGCCAGAAGCAGGAGGAAATCTGCATGGCCGGACAGTTCCAGCCCGTGCTGCAGTCCGGTGCGTAA
- the LOC115398216 gene encoding potassium voltage-gated channel subfamily V member 2-like: protein MGSTKKVNILNRRQSLFPNYKVTDSEVNRRPSELVYPLAKESCVKTWNSMQELSRDIYDIYAEYEDEEDDTVPFGFSKQINLSKKNYMININVGGKPYQIAYKMAAKYPKTRIGRLATYTDHNMKLDLCDDYTVTNNEFFFDRDPDVFHSIFNFYRTGVLWIKDELCPRNFLEEINYWGVRIKNTHRCCRISFEERQDELNQQLKIQRELEAEVEIEENEELFQDMFMGHERRTIWNLMEKPFSSVKAKLMAVASSLFVLISLVAMTLNTVEEMQYRTATGQLSGKTYWEYVESMCIAFFTMEYLLRLISTPDLKSFSRSVLNTVDLIAILPQYLQAVLEFFDSDDNYVKHEADMQAVGQVGKLGQVLRIMRLMRIFRILKLARHSTGLRAFGFTLRQCYQQVGCLFLFIAMGIFTFSAMVFTVEHDMPHTNFTSIPHAWWWAAVSISTVGYGDVYPETVLGRIFAFICISFGIILNGLPISILFNKFSDYYSKLKSNQYTASLKKRGRIRFAERTVQKLNDCFGSHPCHTH, encoded by the exons ATGGGGAGCACCAAGAAGGTCAACATAttgaacaggaggcagagcctGTTCCCCAACTACAAAGTCACCGATTCAGAAGTTAATCGGAGACCCTCGGAGCTGGTTTACCCTCTGGCGAAGGAAAGCTGCGTGAAGACATGGAACTCCATGCAGGAGCTGAGCAGAGACATCTACGACATCTACGCCGAGTATGAAGACGAAGAGGACGATACTGTTCCGTTTGGCTTCTCCAAGCAGATCAATCTCTCCAAGAAGAACTACATGATCAACATCAACGTGGGAGGGAAGCCCTACCAGATCGCCTACAAGATGGCAGCCAAGTACCCCAAGACCAGGATAGGACGCCTGGCCACCTACACAGACCACAACATGAAGCTCGACCTGTGTGACGATTACACGGTCACCAACAACGAGTTCTTCTTCGACAGGGACCCGGACGTTTTCCACAGCATATTCAACTTCTACAGGACGGGAGTGCTGTGGATCAAAGACGAGCTGTGTCCCCGCAACTTCCTGGAGGAGATCAACTACTGGGGCGTGAGGATCAAGAACACCCACCGCTGCTGCCGCATCTCCTTCGAGGAGAGGCAGGACGAGCTGAACCAGCAGCTGAAGATCCAGCgggagctggaggcggaggtggagatCGAGGAGAACGAGGAGCTCTTTCAGGACATGTTCATGGGCCACGAGCGCCGGACCATCTGGAACCTGATGGAGAAGCCTTTCTCGTCCGTCAAAGCCAAGCTGATGGCAGTCGCCTCCAGCCTGTTCGTGCTGATCTCCCTGGTGGCCATGACTCTGAACACGGTGGAGGAGATGCAGTACAGGACTGCTACAGGCCAGCTGAGTGGGAAAACCTACTGGGAATACGTGGAGTCCATGTGCATCGCCTTCTTCACCATGGAGTACCTGCTGCGTCTGATATCGACGCCCGACCTTAAGTCCTTCAGCAGGAGTGTACTCAACACCGTGGACCTGATCGCCATCCTGCCCCAGTACCTGCAGGCGGTCCTCGAGTTCTTCGACAGTGACGACAACTACGTGAAGCACGAGGCCGACATGCAGGCGGTGGGGCAGGTGGGGAAGCTGGGGCAGGTGCTGAGGATCATGAGACTGATGCGGATCTTCCGCATCTTGAAGCTGGCGCGTCACTCCACCGGTCTGCGGGCGTTCGGCTTCACTCTGCGCCAGTGCTACCAGCAAGTGGgctgcctcttcctcttcatcgcCATGGGCATCTTCACCTTCTCGGCCATGGTCTTCACGGTGGAGCACGACATGCCGCACACAAACTTCACCAGCATTCCTCACGCCTGGTGGTGGGCAGCA GTCAGCATCTCCACTGTGGGCTACGGAGACGTCTACCCCGAGACCGTACTGGGCCGCATCTTCGCCTTCATCTGCATCTCGTTTGGCATCATCCTCAACGGCCTGCCCATTTCCATCCTCTTCAACAAGTTCTCTGACTACTACTCCAAGCTCAAGTCCAATCAGTACACAGCCTCTCTGAAGAAACGAGGGAGAATCCGATTTGCCGAGCGGACGGTGCAAAAGCTGAATGACTGCTTTGGAAGCCATCCCTGCCACACACATTaa
- the LOC115398004 gene encoding transmembrane protein 150A isoform X1, translating to MSELLPVAGPSGAEELCHSSFSPLMSPRSQLTASPMTAWIVLPVSLSAFSITGIWIVYAMAVMNHHVCPVENWSYNVTCTEELLRPGFPKTCCTVQDIPLISKCGSYPPESCLFSLIGNVGAFMVVMVCYLRYAQVIEHSHRCWINTSALVSGCTNAIGLVMVGNFQVDHAKSVHYVGAGVAFPAGLLFVCLQCVLTYRVAVTALDYWMAHFRVALALGAMIFLVLSGIFFIHESFVLQHAAAICEWVFTVDILVFYGTFTYEFGTVTSETMTAGLQQSHHHGSGVIMGPRARGAALGGATKGLKSPGGSSTSTHLNCTTESIAIL from the exons ATGAGCGA GTTGCTGCCGGTTGCAGGACCCTCTGGAGCTGAAGAGCTGTGCCAttcctccttttctcctctCATGTCCCCACGTAGCCAGCTCACTGCCAGCCCAATGACTGCCTGGATCGTCCTGCCTGTCAGCCTGTCTGCCTTCTCCATCACAGGAATATGGATCGT ATATGCCATGGCTGTGATGAATCACCACGTGTGTCCTGTGGAGAACTG GTCTTACAATGTCACATGCACAGAGGAGCTACTCCGACCAGGCTTCCCCAAGACGTGCTGCACCGTCCAGGACATTCCCCTCATCAG taaATGTGGCTCCTACCCTCCTGAAAGCTGCCTGTTCAGCCTGATCGGCAACGTTGGAGCCTTCATGG TGGTGATGGTGTGCTATCTGCGCTACGCCCAGGTCATCGAGCACAGCCACCGGTGCTGGATCAACACCAGCGCTCTGGTGTCCGGCTGCACCAACGCCATCGGCCTGGTCATGGTGGGAAACTTCCAG gtgGACCATGCCAAATCAGTTCACTACGTGGGCGCCGGGGTGGCGTTTCCAGCggggctgctgtttgtgtgcctGCAGTGTGTGCTCACCTATCGGGTGGCTGTGACGGCGCTGGACTACTGGATGGCTCACTTCCGGGTGGCTCTGGCGCTGGGAGCCATGATCTTTCTCGTCCTCA GCGGCATCTTCTTCATCCACGAGAGCTTCGTGCTGCAGCACGCCGCCGCCATCTGCGAGTGGGTCTTCACCGTGGACATCCTGGTCTTCTACGGCACCTTCACCTACGAGTTCGGCACCGTCACCAGCGAGACCATgacggcggggctgcagcagagccaccATCACGGCTCGGGCGTCATCATGGGCCCCCGGGCCCGCGGCGCCGCTCTGGGCGGCGCCACCAAGGGCCTGAAGTCCCCCGGGGGAAGCAGCACGTCCACACATCTCAACTGCACCACAGAGAGCATAGCCATATTGTAG
- the LOC115398004 gene encoding transmembrane protein 150A isoform X2 has protein sequence MSPRSQLTASPMTAWIVLPVSLSAFSITGIWIVYAMAVMNHHVCPVENWSYNVTCTEELLRPGFPKTCCTVQDIPLISKCGSYPPESCLFSLIGNVGAFMVVMVCYLRYAQVIEHSHRCWINTSALVSGCTNAIGLVMVGNFQVDHAKSVHYVGAGVAFPAGLLFVCLQCVLTYRVAVTALDYWMAHFRVALALGAMIFLVLSGIFFIHESFVLQHAAAICEWVFTVDILVFYGTFTYEFGTVTSETMTAGLQQSHHHGSGVIMGPRARGAALGGATKGLKSPGGSSTSTHLNCTTESIAIL, from the exons ATGTCCCCACGTAGCCAGCTCACTGCCAGCCCAATGACTGCCTGGATCGTCCTGCCTGTCAGCCTGTCTGCCTTCTCCATCACAGGAATATGGATCGT ATATGCCATGGCTGTGATGAATCACCACGTGTGTCCTGTGGAGAACTG GTCTTACAATGTCACATGCACAGAGGAGCTACTCCGACCAGGCTTCCCCAAGACGTGCTGCACCGTCCAGGACATTCCCCTCATCAG taaATGTGGCTCCTACCCTCCTGAAAGCTGCCTGTTCAGCCTGATCGGCAACGTTGGAGCCTTCATGG TGGTGATGGTGTGCTATCTGCGCTACGCCCAGGTCATCGAGCACAGCCACCGGTGCTGGATCAACACCAGCGCTCTGGTGTCCGGCTGCACCAACGCCATCGGCCTGGTCATGGTGGGAAACTTCCAG gtgGACCATGCCAAATCAGTTCACTACGTGGGCGCCGGGGTGGCGTTTCCAGCggggctgctgtttgtgtgcctGCAGTGTGTGCTCACCTATCGGGTGGCTGTGACGGCGCTGGACTACTGGATGGCTCACTTCCGGGTGGCTCTGGCGCTGGGAGCCATGATCTTTCTCGTCCTCA GCGGCATCTTCTTCATCCACGAGAGCTTCGTGCTGCAGCACGCCGCCGCCATCTGCGAGTGGGTCTTCACCGTGGACATCCTGGTCTTCTACGGCACCTTCACCTACGAGTTCGGCACCGTCACCAGCGAGACCATgacggcggggctgcagcagagccaccATCACGGCTCGGGCGTCATCATGGGCCCCCGGGCCCGCGGCGCCGCTCTGGGCGGCGCCACCAAGGGCCTGAAGTCCCCCGGGGGAAGCAGCACGTCCACACATCTCAACTGCACCACAGAGAGCATAGCCATATTGTAG
- the rnf181 gene encoding E3 ubiquitin-protein ligase RNF181, whose amino-acid sequence MASYFDEHDCEPTNPEEQYRQNALLELARSLMQGLDLMDSGAFDLSDWDQRLPPPAAKTAVQTLTVVIISPEQADKGLKCPVCLLEFEEQETVREMPCKHLFHSGCILPWLGKTNSCPLCRLELPTDNPEYEEFKKDKERRKQREHRLEGLHEAMYT is encoded by the exons ATGGCATCCTACTTTGATGAACATGACTGTGAACCCACAAATCCAGAGGAACAATACAGACAGAATGCTCTGCTGGAACTGGCCag gtcaCTAATGCAGGGCTTGGACCTGATGGACTCGGGGGCCTTCGACTTGTCGGACTGGGAccagcgtcttcctcctccagctgctaaAACTGCAGTTCAGACCCTCACAGTGGTCATCATTTCCCCCGAACAAGCAG ACAAAGGTCTGAAGTGTCCGGTGTGTCTGCTGGAATTTGAGGAGCAAGAGACGGTTCGAGAAATGCCCTGCAAACACCTCTTCCACTCAGGATGCATACTGCCCTGGCTGGGGAAG ACAAACTCCTGTCCGCTCTGTCGACTTGAACTGCCGACTGACAACCCGGAGTACGAGGAGTTCAAAAAGGACAAG gagaggagaaaacagagggagCACCGGCTGGAGGGTTTACACGAAGCCATGTACACATGA